A region of Anolis sagrei isolate rAnoSag1 chromosome 2, rAnoSag1.mat, whole genome shotgun sequence DNA encodes the following proteins:
- the JAGN1 gene encoding protein jagunal homolog 1 codes for MASRAGPRATGTDGSDFRHRERVAQHFQMSVSLKSEIKKLIYMQVALWLLVAAQMCVAHFKLLSHDQVAMPYQWEYPYLLSIIPSLFGFISFPRNNISYLVISMISTGLFSVAPLIYGSMEMFPMAQQLYRHGKAYRFIFGFSAVSVMYLLIVVAVQVHGWQLYYSKKLLDSWFTSTQEKKKK; via the exons ATGGCTTCCCGCGCGGGGCCGCGAGCCACGGGGACCGACGGCAGCGACTTCCGGCACCGGGAGCGCGTGGCCCAGCACTTCCAGATGAG TGTCTCCCTCAAGTCTGAGATCAAGAAGCTGATCTACATGCAGGTGGCTCTGTGGCTACTGGTGGCGGCGCAGATGTGTGTGGCACACTTCAAGCTCTTATCCCACGATCAGGTAGCCATGCCTTACCAGTGGGAATACCCCTACCTCCTCAGCATCATCCCTTCACTCTTTGGCTTTATCTCCTTCCCCCGGAACAACATCAGCTACTTGGTCATCTCCATGATCAGCACCGGCCTATTCTCAGTGGCTCccctcatctatggcagcatGGAAATGTTCCCCATGGCACAGCAGCTCTACCGCCACGGCAAGGCTTACCGCTTCATCTTCGGTTTCTCCGCAGTCTCAGTCATGTACCTGCTGATCGTGGTGGCCGTGCAGGTTCACGGCTGGCAGCTCTATTACAGCAAGAAACTCCTGGACTCCTGGTTTACCAGCacacaggagaagaagaagaaataa